The Salegentibacter mishustinae genome includes a window with the following:
- the katG gene encoding catalase/peroxidase HPI — MEHNQSKNPDNHKVWDVNESSRCPFMGGAVEKTAGMGTTNRDWWPNSLNLKILKQHSNLSNPMDEDFNYAEAFKSLDLAAVKKDLNDLMTDSQEWWPADYGHYGPFFIRMAWHSAGTYRIGDGRGGAGSGSQRFAPLNSWPDNANLDKARLLLWPIKEKYGNKISWADLMILAGNVSLESMGLKTFGFAGGREDIWEPEEDIYWGSEGEWLGNKERYQKEDDLENPLGASHMGLIYVNPEGPNGEPDPIGAAKDIRETFGRMAMNDYETVALIAGGHTFGKTHGAADANEYVGAEPAGAGIEEMGLGWKNSFGSGNAENTITSGIEGAWTQTPTKWSNNFFENLFGFDWECHKGPGGAYQWRPKDGAGAGTVPDAHDPSKKHAPFMLTTDLALKEDPEYLKISKHFHENPEEFADAFSRAWYKLTHRDMGPISRYLGPEVPSEELIWQDPVPKVDHELVNENDVKELKKKILNSGLSVSQLVSTAWASASTFRGSDKRGGANGARIRLEPQRHWEVNNPPQLQEVLTRLENIQREFNEAQAGNKKVSLADLIVLGGCVAIKKAAADAGHEIGVAFIPGRTDATAEQTDAEAFEPLEPNADGFRNYARNRDNISASAEEMLVDKAQLLTLTPPEMTVLVGGMRVLDTNFDGSKRGVFTDRPGQLTNDFFKNILDMRTTWKATSDAQTEFEGRDRSTNKVKWTGSRVDLIFGSNSELRALAEVYGTRNSEEKFVKDFVKAWEKVMNLDRFDLK, encoded by the coding sequence ATGGAACACAATCAATCAAAGAATCCTGATAATCATAAAGTATGGGACGTAAACGAATCCAGTAGATGCCCATTTATGGGAGGAGCAGTTGAGAAAACTGCAGGTATGGGAACTACCAATAGAGACTGGTGGCCAAATTCTTTAAACCTGAAAATTTTGAAGCAGCATTCTAATTTATCTAATCCAATGGATGAGGATTTTAACTATGCTGAGGCTTTTAAAAGCCTTGATCTTGCTGCAGTAAAGAAAGACTTAAATGACCTTATGACTGATAGCCAGGAATGGTGGCCGGCAGATTATGGTCACTATGGTCCATTTTTTATACGAATGGCCTGGCATAGTGCAGGTACTTATCGTATTGGTGATGGTCGTGGCGGCGCAGGTTCTGGTTCGCAAAGATTTGCTCCTTTAAACTCCTGGCCAGATAATGCCAACCTGGATAAAGCACGTTTACTTCTTTGGCCAATTAAGGAAAAATACGGTAATAAAATATCCTGGGCAGATCTTATGATTCTTGCCGGAAACGTTTCTCTTGAATCCATGGGACTCAAAACTTTTGGTTTTGCCGGTGGGCGTGAAGATATTTGGGAACCTGAAGAAGATATCTATTGGGGTTCTGAAGGAGAATGGTTAGGAAATAAAGAACGATACCAAAAAGAAGATGACCTTGAAAATCCATTAGGAGCTTCGCATATGGGTCTTATTTATGTAAACCCAGAAGGACCCAATGGAGAACCTGATCCTATTGGTGCTGCCAAAGATATTCGGGAAACTTTTGGTCGTATGGCAATGAACGATTACGAAACAGTGGCACTAATTGCCGGTGGACATACCTTTGGAAAAACCCATGGCGCTGCCGATGCCAATGAATATGTTGGTGCAGAACCTGCGGGAGCAGGAATCGAAGAAATGGGACTCGGTTGGAAGAACAGTTTTGGAAGCGGAAATGCAGAGAATACAATTACCAGTGGTATTGAAGGTGCCTGGACACAAACACCTACAAAATGGAGCAATAATTTTTTTGAAAACCTATTTGGATTTGACTGGGAATGTCATAAAGGTCCCGGAGGTGCTTACCAATGGAGACCAAAAGATGGTGCCGGTGCAGGAACTGTACCAGATGCGCACGATCCTTCAAAAAAACACGCACCATTTATGCTAACTACAGACCTGGCTTTAAAAGAAGATCCTGAGTATTTAAAAATTTCAAAACATTTTCACGAAAACCCAGAGGAATTTGCAGATGCTTTTTCCAGGGCATGGTATAAACTAACGCATCGTGATATGGGGCCTATTTCCAGATATTTGGGGCCAGAAGTACCATCGGAAGAACTTATTTGGCAAGATCCTGTTCCTAAAGTAGACCACGAATTAGTAAATGAGAATGATGTTAAGGAACTAAAGAAAAAGATTCTCAATTCTGGATTAAGTGTTTCACAATTAGTTTCTACCGCCTGGGCTTCGGCCTCAACGTTTAGAGGTTCAGATAAACGTGGAGGCGCTAACGGTGCGCGTATTCGTTTAGAACCACAAAGGCACTGGGAAGTTAATAATCCTCCTCAACTTCAGGAAGTATTAACCAGGTTGGAAAATATTCAAAGAGAATTCAATGAAGCACAGGCAGGAAATAAAAAAGTTTCCCTTGCAGATCTTATTGTACTTGGAGGTTGCGTTGCAATTAAGAAAGCCGCTGCAGATGCTGGCCATGAAATTGGCGTGGCATTTATACCGGGACGTACAGATGCTACGGCAGAGCAAACAGATGCTGAAGCTTTTGAACCTCTTGAACCAAATGCAGATGGTTTCCGAAATTATGCGAGGAATAGAGACAATATATCGGCTTCAGCCGAAGAAATGCTGGTAGATAAGGCACAATTACTCACCTTAACTCCACCAGAAATGACAGTATTAGTTGGTGGAATGCGGGTTTTGGATACCAACTTTGACGGATCTAAACGTGGTGTCTTCACAGATAGACCAGGACAACTTACCAACGATTTCTTTAAGAATATCCTTGATATGAGAACTACCTGGAAAGCTACTTCGGATGCTCAAACCGAATTTGAAGGTAGAGATCGCTCCACTAATAAAGTAAAATGGACAGGAAGTAGAGTCGATCTTATTTTTGGATCGAACTCAGAGCTTAGAGCTTTAGCTGAAGTTTATGGAACCAGAAATTCAGAAGAAAAATTTGTAAAAGATTTTGTGAAAGCCTGGGAGAAAGTAATGAACCTCGATAGGTTTGATCTGAAATAA
- a CDS encoding pyridoxamine 5'-phosphate oxidase family protein, with the protein METMTSTDSTQILAENYIGRLGYFSRERVEIIPITYYFDPEHNSVLSYSGQGNKIEAMRKNPLVSFQVDEITNLEKWKSVLIYGRFEELTGIDAKHMLRIFSQGVKKVIKNKEHSYPDFIQNFSSKEESSDTPIVFRINIDELAGRERV; encoded by the coding sequence ATGGAAACCATGACCTCGACCGATAGTACTCAAATCCTTGCCGAAAATTATATTGGGAGGCTGGGATATTTCTCTAGAGAAAGAGTAGAAATTATTCCTATAACTTATTATTTTGACCCAGAACATAACAGTGTTTTGAGTTATTCGGGACAGGGAAATAAAATTGAAGCGATGCGTAAAAACCCCTTGGTTTCCTTTCAGGTAGATGAAATTACTAATTTAGAGAAATGGAAATCGGTTCTTATATATGGCAGGTTTGAAGAATTAACCGGAATCGATGCCAAACACATGCTTCGTATATTTTCTCAAGGAGTGAAAAAAGTGATCAAAAATAAAGAACACTCCTACCCTGATTTTATACAGAATTTTTCCAGCAAAGAAGAAAGCTCTGATACTCCAATAGTTTTTCGTATTAATATAGATGAGCTTGCAGGGCGAGAAAGAGTGTAG
- a CDS encoding PepSY-associated TM helix domain-containing protein — MGKNKPTKKFRKYIRTVHLYLGLATGLVVFIVSITGCLWVFQEEIKALTSNVPEVVPQNNPEIDPLEVKNIAQNVFPGKHVHGTLYQGGTSPIEVIFYEEKPEFYKSVFVHPWSGEILHIEDHLSGFFHFVLDGHMHLWLPAEIGSEIVAWSTFIFFLMLVSGIILWWPKNKKVRKQRTWFQWKESTKWKRKNYDLHQIIGFYASFIAVIFIFTGLIMTFDSFAAGFYKTIGGEKEVVFSVPENPAGSFKSTGDGNEPIRQLMPFLKDKFPDAKDYEIHYPYDENHSIYVEVSNSDGIYYDSDYRFYDQNDLAEVPSETIYGVYKEAGVAEKILRMNYDIHVGAIAGLPGKILAFLISLLCSSLPITGFLVWYGKKVKAKTPKRKDRRALATSN, encoded by the coding sequence ATGGGAAAGAATAAACCAACTAAGAAGTTCAGGAAGTATATACGCACAGTACATTTATATTTAGGGCTGGCTACGGGCTTAGTTGTATTTATTGTATCCATTACCGGTTGCTTATGGGTGTTTCAGGAAGAAATTAAAGCCTTAACATCTAATGTTCCAGAAGTTGTCCCTCAAAATAATCCAGAGATAGATCCCCTGGAAGTAAAAAATATAGCGCAAAATGTTTTTCCCGGAAAACACGTTCATGGAACATTATACCAGGGAGGCACCAGCCCAATAGAAGTAATCTTTTATGAAGAAAAACCAGAGTTCTACAAATCGGTTTTTGTACATCCGTGGAGCGGCGAAATTTTACATATAGAAGATCATCTTTCAGGATTTTTTCACTTTGTTTTAGATGGGCATATGCATTTGTGGCTACCAGCAGAAATAGGTAGTGAGATCGTTGCCTGGAGCACATTTATATTCTTTCTAATGCTAGTTTCGGGCATTATTTTATGGTGGCCCAAAAACAAAAAAGTCAGGAAGCAACGTACCTGGTTTCAATGGAAAGAAAGCACTAAATGGAAACGAAAAAATTATGACCTTCATCAAATTATAGGTTTTTATGCTAGTTTTATCGCAGTGATATTCATTTTCACGGGACTAATAATGACTTTTGACAGTTTTGCTGCGGGCTTTTATAAAACCATTGGCGGAGAAAAAGAAGTAGTATTTTCTGTTCCTGAAAACCCGGCGGGAAGTTTTAAAAGTACAGGGGATGGGAATGAACCTATTAGGCAATTAATGCCTTTTCTAAAAGATAAATTTCCCGATGCTAAAGATTATGAAATTCACTATCCTTATGATGAAAACCATAGTATTTACGTAGAAGTAAGTAATAGTGACGGAATCTACTATGATTCAGATTATAGATTTTATGACCAAAACGATCTGGCTGAAGTTCCCTCTGAAACTATTTACGGTGTTTACAAAGAAGCCGGTGTAGCCGAAAAAATACTAAGAATGAATTATGATATTCACGTTGGTGCCATCGCGGGATTACCGGGTAAGATTCTTGCTTTTCTAATTAGCCTACTTTGCAGCTCACTTCCGATTACCGGCTTCCTGGTCTGGTATGGAAAGAAGGTAAAAGCCAAAACTCCTAAAAGAAAAGATAGAAGAGCACTCGCTACTTCCAATTAA